The Streptomyces sp. NBC_00670 genome window below encodes:
- a CDS encoding proline--tRNA ligase encodes MAQVQRMSRLLVKTLRDDPADAETLSHKLLVRAGYVRRNSAGIWTWLPLGKKVLDNVSRVVREEMDAIGAQEVLLPALLPKEPYEASARWEEYGDLLFRLKDRKGGEYLLGPTHEEIFTLVVKDQVSSYKDLPVMLYQIQTKYRDEARPRSGVLRGREFQMKDSYSFDTTDEGLAESYRLHREAYQKIFARLGLDYRIVSAVSGAMGGSASEEFLAPAAAGEDTFVDCPNCDYAANTEAVTFALTPVEGAEHPAVEELDTPDTPTIESLAELLGVPAAATLKNLLVKVDGEIVAVGVPGDREVDLGKLGEHLAPAVVELVTAEDFEGRPDLVRGYVGPQGLEKVRYLADPRVAPGTSWITGANKQDTHAKNVVCGRDFEVDQYLDVVVVQEGDPCPKCGAGLKLDRAIEIGHIFQLGRKYADTFQLDVLGQNGKPVRVTMGSYGIGVSRAVAALAEQHADEQGLYWPAEIAPADVHVVAAGKALQTELALDVAEKLGAAGVRVLVDERAGVSPGVKFTDAELIGVPQILVAGRRAAEGVVELKDRRTGEREELTVEEAIARLSA; translated from the coding sequence ATGGCCCAGGTCCAGCGCATGTCACGTTTGTTGGTCAAGACACTGCGTGACGACCCGGCGGACGCGGAGACGCTCAGCCATAAGCTCCTCGTCCGCGCCGGCTACGTCCGCCGCAACTCGGCCGGCATCTGGACCTGGCTGCCGCTCGGCAAGAAGGTCCTCGACAACGTCTCCCGCGTGGTGCGCGAGGAGATGGACGCCATCGGCGCGCAGGAGGTGCTGCTCCCGGCCCTGCTGCCCAAGGAGCCGTACGAGGCCTCCGCGCGCTGGGAGGAGTACGGCGACCTGCTGTTCCGCCTCAAGGACCGCAAGGGCGGCGAGTACCTGCTCGGCCCGACGCACGAGGAGATCTTCACCCTCGTGGTCAAGGACCAGGTCTCGTCGTACAAGGACCTGCCGGTGATGCTCTACCAGATCCAGACGAAGTACCGGGACGAGGCGCGTCCCCGGTCCGGCGTGCTGCGCGGCCGCGAGTTCCAGATGAAGGACTCGTACTCCTTCGACACCACCGACGAGGGGCTCGCCGAGTCCTACCGGCTGCACCGCGAGGCGTACCAGAAGATCTTCGCGCGGCTCGGTCTGGACTACCGGATCGTCTCCGCCGTCTCCGGCGCGATGGGCGGTTCCGCGTCCGAGGAGTTCCTGGCTCCGGCCGCGGCCGGCGAGGACACCTTCGTGGACTGCCCGAACTGCGACTACGCCGCCAACACCGAGGCCGTCACGTTCGCGCTGACGCCGGTCGAGGGCGCGGAGCACCCGGCCGTCGAGGAGCTGGACACCCCCGACACGCCGACCATCGAGAGCCTCGCCGAGCTGCTGGGCGTCCCGGCCGCCGCCACGCTGAAGAACCTGCTGGTGAAGGTGGACGGCGAGATCGTCGCCGTCGGCGTGCCCGGCGACCGCGAGGTGGACCTCGGCAAGCTCGGCGAACACCTGGCGCCGGCCGTCGTGGAGCTGGTCACCGCCGAGGACTTCGAGGGCCGCCCCGACCTCGTGCGCGGATACGTCGGCCCGCAGGGCCTGGAGAAGGTGCGCTACCTCGCCGACCCGCGCGTCGCGCCGGGCACGTCGTGGATCACCGGCGCCAACAAGCAGGACACGCACGCGAAGAACGTCGTCTGCGGGCGGGACTTCGAGGTCGACCAGTACCTCGACGTGGTCGTCGTCCAGGAGGGCGACCCCTGCCCGAAGTGCGGTGCCGGGCTGAAGCTCGACCGCGCCATCGAGATCGGCCACATCTTCCAGCTGGGCCGCAAGTACGCGGACACGTTCCAGCTCGACGTGCTGGGCCAGAACGGCAAGCCGGTGCGGGTGACGATGGGGTCCTACGGCATCGGCGTCTCGCGCGCGGTCGCGGCGCTGGCCGAGCAGCACGCGGACGAGCAGGGGCTGTACTGGCCGGCGGAGATCGCCCCGGCGGACGTGCACGTGGTGGCGGCGGGCAAGGCGCTGCAGACGGAGCTGGCGCTCGACGTGGCCGAGAAACTGGGGGCCGCGGGGGTGCGCGTGCTGGTGGACGAGCGGGCCGGGGTCTCGCCGGGCGTCAAGTTCACGGACGCGGAGCTGATCGGCGTCCCCCAGATCCTGGTCGCCGGGCGGCGCGCGGCGGAGGGCGTGGTCGAACTCAAGGACCGCCGCACGGGCGAACGCGAGGAACTGACGGTGGAAGAGGCAATCGCCCGCCTGTCCGCGTGA
- the dxr gene encoding 1-deoxy-D-xylulose-5-phosphate reductoisomerase, protein MSDSPAPLADPHLVFDPVDGVRDVVILGSTGSIGTQAIDLVLRHPDRFRVTALSAAGGRVALLAEQARRLRVRTVAVAREDVVPALREALAAEYGAGEPLPELLTGADAATELARSECHTVLNGITGSIGLAPTLAALEAGRTLALANKESLIVGGPLVKALAKPGQIIPVDSEHAALFQALAAGTRAQVRKLVVTASGGPFRGRTKAELADVTPAEALAHPTWAMGPVITVNSATLVNKGLEVIEAHLLYDIPFARIEVVVHPQSYVHSMVEFTDGSTLAQATPPDMRGPIAVGLGWPERVPDAAPAFDWSTASTWEFFPLDTEAFPSVGLARHVGELAGTAPAVFNAANEECVDAFLAGTLPFNGIMETVIRVVEEHGTPRTGTSLTVADVLEAETWARARARELTAQTATAEARA, encoded by the coding sequence ATGAGCGACAGTCCAGCCCCCCTCGCCGATCCGCATCTCGTCTTCGACCCCGTCGACGGAGTACGGGATGTGGTGATCCTCGGTTCCACCGGCTCGATCGGGACCCAGGCCATCGACCTCGTGCTGCGCCACCCCGACCGCTTCCGGGTGACCGCGCTGTCCGCCGCCGGCGGGCGGGTCGCACTGCTCGCCGAGCAGGCCCGCCGCCTGCGGGTGCGCACCGTCGCCGTCGCCCGCGAGGACGTCGTCCCCGCGCTGCGCGAGGCGCTGGCGGCCGAGTACGGGGCCGGGGAACCGCTGCCCGAGCTGCTCACCGGGGCGGACGCGGCCACCGAGCTGGCCCGCTCCGAGTGCCACACCGTGCTCAACGGCATCACCGGTTCCATCGGGCTCGCCCCCACCCTCGCCGCCCTGGAGGCGGGCCGCACGCTCGCGCTCGCCAACAAGGAGTCGCTCATCGTGGGCGGCCCGCTGGTGAAGGCGCTCGCGAAGCCGGGGCAGATCATCCCGGTCGACTCGGAGCACGCGGCGCTCTTCCAGGCGCTCGCCGCCGGCACGCGCGCCCAGGTGCGCAAGCTCGTCGTCACCGCCTCCGGGGGCCCCTTCCGCGGCCGTACGAAGGCGGAGCTGGCGGACGTCACCCCGGCCGAGGCGCTGGCGCACCCCACCTGGGCGATGGGCCCGGTCATCACCGTCAACTCGGCGACGCTCGTCAACAAGGGGCTGGAGGTGATCGAGGCGCACCTCCTCTACGACATTCCCTTCGCTCGGATTGAGGTGGTCGTGCACCCCCAGTCGTATGTTCACTCGATGGTCGAGTTCACGGACGGCTCCACGCTCGCGCAGGCGACTCCCCCCGACATGCGGGGACCGATCGCCGTCGGTCTCGGCTGGCCCGAACGGGTGCCGGACGCCGCGCCCGCCTTCGACTGGAGCACGGCCTCGACCTGGGAGTTCTTCCCGCTGGACACCGAGGCCTTCCCCTCCGTCGGGCTCGCCCGGCACGTCGGTGAACTCGCGGGCACGGCTCCGGCGGTGTTCAATGCCGCGAACGAGGAGTGCGTCGACGCGTTCCTCGCCGGCACCCTGCCGTTCAACGGCATCATGGAGACGGTCATCAGGGTGGTCGAGGAGCACGGCACACCGCGGACGGGAACTTCCCTGACCGTCGCGGACGTCCTCGAGGCGGAGACCTGGGCACGCGCCCGGGCCAGGGAACTGACAGCACAGACGGCGACCGCGGAGGCCCGTGCATGA
- a CDS encoding GNAT family N-acetyltransferase yields the protein MLRFPGQGHRRPDDVVIGPLDLAARVDEALAVQAVAFGLDPDEIAVRRQIVLRHMTGPGARALGATVRGRLVGFVYGMPNDRAHWWSTVVEPYLHREGNTGWLDDSFVITELHVHPDHQNRGIGRRLITTITDSAEQPRSILSAIDVDSPARGLYRSLGYEDLARRVLFPSAPKPYAVMGAPLPLRRR from the coding sequence ATGCTCCGCTTTCCCGGTCAGGGCCACCGCCGCCCCGACGACGTCGTCATCGGCCCGCTGGACCTCGCCGCCCGCGTGGACGAGGCCCTCGCCGTCCAGGCCGTCGCGTTCGGGCTGGACCCCGACGAGATCGCCGTACGCCGGCAGATCGTGCTGCGGCACATGACCGGCCCCGGAGCCCGCGCCCTCGGCGCCACCGTCCGCGGCCGGCTCGTCGGCTTCGTCTACGGCATGCCCAACGACCGCGCCCACTGGTGGTCCACGGTCGTCGAGCCGTATCTGCACCGCGAGGGCAACACCGGCTGGCTCGACGACTCCTTCGTCATCACCGAGCTGCACGTGCACCCCGACCACCAGAACCGGGGGATCGGACGCCGGCTCATCACCACGATCACCGACAGTGCGGAGCAGCCCCGTTCGATCCTCTCGGCGATCGACGTGGACAGCCCCGCCCGCGGTCTGTACCGCTCGCTGGGATACGAGGACCTGGCCCGCCGCGTCCTGTTCCCCAGCGCCCCGAAGCCGTACGCCGTGATGGGCGCCCCCCTGCCGCTGCGCCGCCGGTAG
- the ispG gene encoding flavodoxin-dependent (E)-4-hydroxy-3-methylbut-2-enyl-diphosphate synthase, protein MTAISLGMPSVPTKLAERRKSRQIQVGTVPVGGDAPVSVQSMTTTRTSDIGATLQQIAELTASGCQIVRVACPTQDDADALATIARKSQIPVIADIHFQPKYVFAAIEAGCAAVRVNPGNIKQFDDKVKEIAKAAKDHGTPIRIGVNAGSLDRRLLQKYGKATPEALVESALWEASLFEEHDFRDIKISVKHNDPVVMIEAYRQLAEACEYPLHLGVTEAGPAFQGTIKSAVAFGALLSQGIGDTIRVSLSAPPAEEVKVGLQILESLGLKERGLEIVSCPSCGRAQVDVYKLAEEVTAGLEGMEVPLRVAVMGCVVNGPGEAREADLGVASGNGKGQIFVKGEVIKTVPESKIVETLIDEAMKLAEQMESAGTASGEPSVTVAG, encoded by the coding sequence ATGACTGCGATTTCTCTCGGCATGCCGTCCGTTCCGACCAAACTCGCCGAACGCCGCAAGAGCCGGCAGATCCAGGTCGGAACCGTGCCGGTCGGCGGGGACGCACCCGTCTCCGTGCAGTCGATGACGACGACCCGGACCTCCGACATCGGCGCCACGCTCCAGCAGATCGCGGAGCTGACCGCCTCCGGCTGCCAGATCGTCCGCGTCGCCTGTCCCACGCAGGACGACGCCGACGCGCTGGCGACCATCGCGCGCAAGTCGCAGATCCCGGTCATCGCGGACATCCACTTCCAGCCCAAGTACGTCTTCGCCGCCATCGAGGCCGGCTGCGCGGCCGTCCGCGTCAACCCGGGCAACATCAAGCAGTTCGACGACAAGGTCAAGGAGATCGCCAAGGCGGCCAAGGACCACGGCACGCCGATCCGCATCGGCGTCAACGCGGGCTCCCTGGACCGCCGGCTGCTCCAGAAGTACGGCAAGGCGACCCCGGAGGCTCTCGTGGAGTCGGCGCTGTGGGAGGCGTCCCTCTTCGAGGAGCACGACTTCCGGGACATCAAGATCTCGGTCAAGCACAACGACCCGGTCGTGATGATCGAGGCCTACCGGCAGCTCGCCGAGGCCTGCGAGTACCCGCTCCACCTCGGCGTCACCGAGGCCGGCCCCGCCTTCCAGGGCACCATCAAGTCGGCCGTCGCCTTCGGCGCGCTGCTCTCCCAGGGCATCGGCGACACCATCCGCGTCTCCCTCTCGGCCCCGCCCGCCGAGGAGGTCAAGGTCGGACTGCAGATCCTGGAGTCCCTCGGCCTGAAGGAGCGCGGCCTGGAGATCGTCTCCTGCCCCTCCTGCGGGCGGGCGCAGGTGGACGTCTACAAGCTGGCCGAGGAGGTCACGGCGGGCCTGGAGGGCATGGAGGTCCCGCTGCGCGTCGCGGTCATGGGCTGCGTCGTCAACGGGCCCGGCGAGGCCCGCGAGGCCGACCTGGGGGTGGCCTCCGGCAACGGCAAGGGGCAGATCTTCGTCAAGGGCGAGGTCATCAAGACCGTCCCCGAGTCCAAGATCGTCGAGACCCTCATCGACGAGGCCATGAAGCTGGCCGAGCAGATGGAGTCCGCCGGCACCGCCTCCGGCGAGCCGTCCGTCACCGTCGCCGGCTGA
- a CDS encoding ferritin-like domain-containing protein, which produces MSVRSGRTPTPSAGHGHAAETGELEALQAALGAEHAAVYGYGVVGGRIGHDRRTEAQEAYDAHRARRDRLVRAVRDLGATPRAAAAAYTLPFAVPDSAAAVRLAAELERRIAGVYSDLVRAATGERRGDAAEALREAAVRAVRWSGESVAFPGLAERAAAGPAASATPQH; this is translated from the coding sequence ATGAGCGTGCGCAGCGGGAGGACGCCGACGCCGTCGGCCGGGCACGGGCACGCGGCGGAAACCGGGGAGCTCGAGGCGCTGCAGGCGGCCCTCGGCGCCGAGCACGCCGCGGTCTACGGGTACGGGGTGGTCGGCGGCCGCATCGGGCACGACCGGCGCACCGAGGCACAGGAGGCGTACGACGCGCACCGGGCGCGCCGGGACCGGCTCGTGCGCGCCGTGCGCGACCTCGGCGCCACCCCGCGCGCCGCGGCCGCCGCGTACACGCTCCCCTTCGCCGTACCGGACTCCGCCGCCGCCGTCCGGCTCGCCGCCGAACTGGAGCGACGGATCGCGGGGGTCTACTCCGACCTCGTACGGGCCGCGACGGGCGAGCGGCGCGGGGACGCCGCCGAGGCGCTGCGCGAGGCCGCGGTACGGGCGGTGCGCTGGAGCGGGGAGAGCGTAGCCTTCCCTGGTCTCGCCGAACGTGCGGCGGCCGGTCCGGCCGCCTCGGCGACACCGCAGCATTAG
- a CDS encoding GNAT family N-acetyltransferase — translation MLTQTTTRVLEPNDLDAALAVLDREPVANAFVTSRVHVAGLDPWRLGGEMWGWYEDGMLTSLCYAGANLVPLCATPRAVRAFADRARRTGRRCSSVVGPAEATAQLWRLLEPSWGPAREVRAHQPLMVTDRLPADVTPDPYVRRIRKDEMETILPACVAMFTEEVGVSPLAGDGGLLYQARVAELVGSGRSFARLDQDGKVVFKAEIGAATPQACQIQGVWVAPEYRGRGLAAPGMAAVLRYALADVAPIASLYVNDFNTAARATYRRVGFEEVGEFMSVLF, via the coding sequence GTGTTGACGCAGACGACCACCCGCGTCCTCGAACCGAACGACCTGGACGCCGCGCTCGCCGTCCTCGACCGCGAGCCGGTCGCGAACGCCTTCGTCACGTCCCGCGTGCACGTCGCCGGGCTCGACCCCTGGCGGCTCGGCGGCGAGATGTGGGGCTGGTACGAGGACGGCATGCTCACGTCCCTCTGCTACGCCGGCGCCAACCTGGTGCCCCTGTGCGCCACCCCCCGGGCCGTCCGTGCCTTCGCCGACCGGGCCCGCCGCACCGGCCGCCGCTGCTCCTCCGTCGTCGGCCCCGCCGAGGCCACCGCCCAGCTCTGGCGGCTGCTGGAGCCCAGCTGGGGCCCCGCCCGCGAGGTCCGCGCCCACCAGCCCCTCATGGTCACCGACCGGCTCCCCGCCGACGTCACGCCCGACCCGTACGTCCGCCGCATCCGCAAGGACGAGATGGAAACGATTCTCCCGGCGTGCGTGGCGATGTTCACCGAGGAGGTCGGCGTCTCCCCGCTGGCCGGCGACGGCGGACTGCTCTACCAGGCCCGGGTCGCCGAACTCGTCGGCTCCGGCCGCTCCTTCGCCCGCCTCGACCAGGACGGCAAGGTCGTCTTCAAGGCCGAGATCGGCGCCGCGACCCCCCAGGCCTGCCAGATCCAGGGCGTCTGGGTCGCCCCCGAATACCGCGGCCGGGGCCTCGCCGCCCCCGGCATGGCCGCGGTCCTCCGCTACGCCCTCGCCGACGTCGCCCCCATAGCCAGCCTCTACGTCAACGACTTCAACACGGCGGCGAGGGCGACGTACCGGAGGGTGGGGTTCGAAGAGGTCGGCGAGTTCATGAGCGTGCTGTTCTGA
- a CDS encoding acyl-CoA dehydrogenase family protein: MSAAPPTPQTPTPRQPTVTEAEARRVAEAAREQNWHKPSFAKELFLGRFRLDLIHPHPTPTPEATTRGEDFLARLRTFCESDVDSARIEREARIPDETVRGLKELGALGMKIDTKYGGLGLTQVYYNKALALAGSASPAIGALLSAHQSIGVPQPLKLFGTDEQKERFLPRCARTDISAFLLTEPDVGSDPARLATRAVPDGDDYVLDGVKLWTTNGVVADLLVVMARVPASEGHKGGITAFVVEADSEGVTVENRNAFMGLRGLENGVTRFHQVRVPAANRIGPEGAGLRIALTTLNTGRLSLPAMCAGAGKWCLKIAREWSAVREQWGRPVAYHEAVGAKISFIAATSFALEAVVDLASQMADEDRNDIRIEAALAKLYGSEMACLMADELVQIRGGRGFETADSLRARGERGVPAEQMLRDLRINRIFEGSTEIMHLLIAREAVDAHLSVAGDLIDPDKSLSDKARAGANAGVFYAKWLPRLVAGPGQLPRSYTEFHPPGHLDLSAHLRYVERCARKLARSTFYAMSRWQGRMETKQGFLGRIVDIGAELFAMSAACVRAEWLRAEGDHGREAYQLADAFCRQARLRVEELFGRLWANTDDLDRRVVKQVLSGAYEWLEEGVVDPSTEGAWIADATPGPSQRENVRRPFC; encoded by the coding sequence ATGTCCGCAGCACCCCCCACCCCCCAGACCCCCACCCCCCGACAACCCACCGTCACCGAAGCCGAAGCCCGCCGCGTAGCGGAAGCCGCCCGAGAACAGAACTGGCACAAACCCAGCTTCGCCAAGGAACTCTTCCTCGGCCGCTTCCGCCTCGACCTCATCCACCCGCACCCCACCCCCACCCCCGAGGCCACCACCCGCGGCGAGGACTTCCTCGCCCGCCTCCGCACGTTCTGCGAGAGCGACGTCGACTCCGCCCGCATCGAACGCGAGGCCCGCATCCCCGACGAGACCGTACGCGGCCTCAAGGAACTCGGCGCCCTCGGCATGAAGATCGACACCAAGTACGGCGGCCTCGGCCTCACCCAGGTGTACTACAACAAGGCGCTCGCCCTCGCCGGTTCGGCGAGCCCGGCGATCGGCGCACTGCTCTCCGCGCACCAGTCGATCGGCGTACCCCAGCCGCTCAAACTGTTCGGCACCGACGAGCAGAAGGAACGCTTCCTCCCGCGCTGCGCCCGTACCGACATCTCCGCCTTCCTGCTGACCGAACCCGACGTCGGCTCCGACCCGGCCCGCCTGGCCACCCGCGCGGTCCCGGACGGCGACGACTACGTGCTGGACGGCGTGAAGCTGTGGACCACCAACGGCGTCGTCGCCGACCTGCTCGTCGTCATGGCCCGCGTGCCCGCCTCCGAGGGCCACAAGGGCGGCATCACCGCGTTCGTCGTGGAGGCCGACTCCGAGGGCGTCACCGTCGAGAACCGCAACGCCTTCATGGGCCTGCGCGGCCTGGAGAACGGCGTCACCCGCTTCCACCAGGTCCGGGTGCCCGCCGCCAACCGCATCGGCCCCGAGGGCGCCGGCCTCAGGATCGCGCTGACCACCCTCAACACCGGGCGGCTCTCGCTGCCCGCCATGTGCGCGGGCGCCGGCAAGTGGTGCCTGAAGATCGCCCGCGAGTGGTCGGCCGTCCGCGAGCAGTGGGGCCGCCCGGTGGCGTACCACGAGGCGGTCGGCGCGAAGATCTCCTTCATCGCGGCGACGAGCTTCGCCCTGGAGGCCGTCGTGGACCTCGCCAGTCAGATGGCCGACGAGGACCGCAACGACATCCGCATCGAGGCCGCCCTCGCCAAGCTGTACGGCTCCGAGATGGCCTGTCTGATGGCCGACGAGCTGGTCCAGATCCGCGGCGGCCGCGGCTTCGAGACCGCCGACTCGCTGCGCGCCCGCGGCGAACGCGGGGTGCCCGCCGAGCAGATGCTGCGCGACCTGCGCATCAACCGCATCTTCGAGGGCTCGACCGAGATCATGCACCTGCTGATCGCGCGCGAGGCCGTCGACGCGCACCTGTCGGTCGCCGGTGACCTCATCGACCCCGACAAGTCCCTGTCCGACAAGGCGAGGGCAGGCGCCAACGCCGGGGTCTTCTACGCCAAGTGGCTGCCCAGGCTCGTCGCGGGCCCCGGCCAACTGCCGCGCTCGTACACCGAGTTCCACCCGCCGGGGCACCTGGACCTGTCGGCTCACCTGCGGTACGTCGAGCGCTGCGCGCGCAAGCTGGCCCGCTCCACGTTCTACGCGATGTCCCGCTGGCAGGGCCGCATGGAGACCAAGCAGGGCTTCCTCGGCCGCATCGTGGACATCGGCGCGGAACTGTTCGCGATGAGCGCGGCGTGCGTCCGCGCGGAGTGGCTGCGGGCTGAGGGCGACCACGGCCGGGAGGCCTACCAGCTCGCCGACGCGTTCTGCCGGCAGGCCCGGCTGCGCGTCGAGGAGCTGTTCGGCCGGCTGTGGGCCAACACCGACGACCTCGACCGGCGCGTGGTGAAACAGGTGCTGTCCGGGGCGTACGAGTGGCTGGAGGAGGGCGTGGTCGACCCCTCGACCGAGGGCGCCTGGATCGCCGACGCCACGCCGGGACCGTCTCAGCGGGAGAACGTCCGCAGGCCGTTTTGCTGA
- a CDS encoding M50 family metallopeptidase, which produces MTTLMMILGIVVFAVGLLISIAWHELGHLSTAKMFGIRVPQYMVGFGPTIWSRKKGDTEYGVKAVPLGGYIRMIGMFPPGPDGRVEARSTSPWRGMIEDAREQSFEELQPGDEKRLFYTRAPWKRVIVMFAGPFMNLILAVAVFLGVMMTFGVQDQTTTVSKVSDCVIQQSENRTKCAKDDPDAPAKAAGLRPGDKIVGFNGTEIKDWSVLQNDIRDNPAKDVTITVEREGQQIDLHAHLIRNQVSKTDGDGGYVQGEYVYAGFLGFTPATGIVKQSFGQSFARMGDMMENGVESLVALPGKIPALWDAAFGDGPREADSPMGVVGAARVGGEVFTLDIPPSQQIAMMLLLVAGFNLSLFLFNMLPLLPLDGGHIAGALWESLRRNLARVLRRPDPGPFDVAKLMPVAYVVAGIFLCFTALVLVADVVNPVKIS; this is translated from the coding sequence ATGACGACACTGATGATGATCCTCGGCATAGTCGTCTTCGCGGTCGGGCTGCTGATCTCCATCGCCTGGCACGAACTGGGCCACCTGTCGACGGCCAAGATGTTCGGCATCCGCGTCCCGCAGTACATGGTCGGCTTCGGCCCGACCATCTGGTCGCGGAAGAAGGGCGACACCGAGTACGGCGTCAAGGCCGTCCCGCTCGGCGGCTACATCCGCATGATCGGCATGTTCCCGCCCGGACCCGACGGCCGGGTCGAGGCCCGCTCCACCTCCCCGTGGCGGGGCATGATCGAGGACGCCCGCGAACAGTCCTTCGAGGAACTGCAGCCCGGCGACGAGAAGCGGCTGTTCTACACCCGGGCCCCGTGGAAGCGCGTCATCGTGATGTTCGCGGGCCCCTTCATGAACCTGATCCTCGCGGTCGCGGTGTTCCTCGGCGTGATGATGACCTTCGGCGTCCAGGACCAGACCACCACCGTCAGCAAGGTCTCCGACTGCGTCATCCAGCAGAGCGAGAACCGCACCAAGTGCGCCAAGGACGACCCCGACGCCCCCGCCAAGGCGGCCGGACTCCGGCCCGGCGACAAGATCGTTGGGTTCAACGGCACCGAGATCAAGGACTGGTCGGTCCTCCAGAACGACATCCGGGACAACCCCGCCAAGGACGTCACGATCACCGTCGAGCGCGAGGGACAGCAGATCGATCTGCACGCGCACCTGATAAGGAACCAGGTCAGCAAGACCGACGGGGACGGCGGCTACGTCCAGGGCGAGTACGTGTACGCCGGCTTCCTCGGCTTCACCCCCGCCACCGGCATCGTCAAGCAGTCGTTCGGCCAGTCCTTCGCGCGCATGGGCGACATGATGGAGAACGGCGTCGAGTCGCTGGTCGCGCTGCCCGGCAAGATCCCGGCCCTGTGGGACGCCGCCTTCGGCGACGGACCGCGCGAGGCGGACTCCCCGATGGGCGTCGTCGGCGCCGCCCGGGTCGGCGGCGAGGTGTTCACCCTGGACATCCCGCCCTCCCAGCAGATCGCGATGATGCTGCTGCTCGTGGCCGGGTTCAACCTCTCGCTGTTCCTGTTCAACATGCTCCCGCTGCTCCCGCTCGACGGCGGGCACATCGCGGGCGCCCTGTGGGAGTCGCTGCGCCGCAATCTGGCGCGGGTGCTGCGCCGCCCCGACCCGGGCCCGTTCGACGTGGCCAAGCTGATGCCGGTGGCGTACGTGGTGGCGGGGATCTTCCTCTGCTTCACCGCGCTGGTGCTCGTCGCGGACGTCGTCAACCCGGTGAAAATCTCCTAG
- a CDS encoding aminoglycoside phosphotransferase family protein: protein MAFEPPPRLVRALAETRRDGTDAWLRALPELLRQAVALRGLTVERVHRPSGRSGLIVLVRRADGSPAVLKLAPAAARPGGERAALTRWDGFGAVRLLDADDAPDDAGDSDDGGVLLLERLHPEMSVRSLPEAKALLEAAGTLRRLWVEPPAGHAFETVAGRTGRQAEAMRAGAEADEEVRPLVDAALAVREELLASAPEGRLLHGTFRQSKVLAGERMPWLAVGPDPVVGECAFDLARLVRDRVEDLVAAPSGAATTRRRVKRLAESLDLDRERVRGWTLFRAVESGVRARRVGRPRDAEVLLEFAGWL from the coding sequence ATGGCTTTCGAACCGCCGCCGCGGCTGGTGCGGGCGCTCGCCGAGACCCGTCGGGACGGGACCGACGCCTGGCTCCGCGCGCTTCCCGAACTGCTTCGGCAGGCCGTCGCTCTACGCGGGTTGACCGTGGAGCGGGTGCACCGGCCCAGTGGCCGCAGCGGTCTGATCGTGCTGGTGCGGCGGGCCGACGGCAGCCCCGCGGTGCTCAAGCTCGCGCCGGCCGCCGCGCGGCCCGGCGGTGAGCGGGCCGCGCTGACGCGGTGGGACGGGTTCGGGGCGGTGCGGCTGCTCGACGCGGACGACGCGCCGGACGACGCCGGCGACTCGGACGACGGTGGCGTCCTGTTGTTGGAGCGGCTGCATCCCGAGATGTCCGTGCGGTCCTTGCCGGAGGCGAAGGCGCTGCTGGAGGCCGCCGGGACGCTGCGACGGCTGTGGGTCGAGCCGCCGGCCGGGCACGCGTTCGAGACGGTGGCCGGGCGGACGGGGCGGCAGGCGGAGGCGATGCGGGCGGGGGCCGAGGCGGACGAGGAGGTGCGGCCGCTGGTGGACGCCGCGCTCGCCGTGCGCGAGGAACTGCTCGCGTCGGCGCCCGAGGGGCGGTTGCTGCACGGGACGTTCCGGCAGAGCAAGGTGCTGGCCGGGGAGCGGATGCCGTGGCTGGCGGTAGGGCCGGATCCGGTGGTGGGTGAGTGTGCGTTCGATCTGGCGCGGTTGGTGCGGGATCGGGTGGAGGATCTGGTGGCGGCGCCGTCGGGGGCGGCGACGACGCGGCGGCGGGTGAAGCGGTTGGCGGAGTCGTTGGATCTTGATCGCGAGCGGGTGCGGGGGTGGACGTTGTTCCGGGCGGTGGAGTCCGGTGTGCGGGCGCGTCGCGTGGGGCGCCCGCGCGACGCGGAGGTGTTGCTGGAGTTCGCGGGGTGGTTGTGA